In Hoeflea ulvae, one genomic interval encodes:
- a CDS encoding ligase-associated DNA damage response exonuclease has protein sequence MKPEDLLIPRREGLYCPPGDFFIDPVRGVDRALITHGHADHARAGHGHVLATPQTLDIMAIRYGADHAGQTQGAEFGETVRINDVTVSFHPAGHVLGSAQIAVECNGLRIVASGDYKPRPDPTCTTFEPVACDVFITEATFALPVFRHPDAAHEISRLLRSVSRNPERAHLIGVYSLGKAQRVIRLIRDAGYHQPLYIHGALKKLCDYYESQGTALGDLRPATVETGAKGDFAGAIVLGPPSAFGDKWARRFPDPLVSFASGWMQVRARARQRGVELPLVISDHADWDELAETINTVAPGEVWVTHGREEALVRWCEMQGIAAKPLHLVGYEDEGD, from the coding sequence ATGAAACCCGAAGACCTGCTGATCCCCCGCCGCGAAGGGCTCTATTGCCCGCCGGGCGATTTCTTCATCGATCCGGTGCGCGGCGTCGACCGGGCGCTGATCACCCATGGCCATGCTGACCATGCCCGCGCCGGTCATGGCCACGTGCTGGCAACCCCGCAAACGCTTGACATCATGGCAATCCGCTACGGCGCCGATCATGCCGGGCAAACCCAGGGCGCGGAGTTCGGTGAAACGGTCCGCATCAACGATGTGACGGTCAGTTTTCACCCCGCCGGTCATGTTCTGGGCTCGGCCCAGATAGCGGTCGAGTGCAACGGACTGCGCATCGTTGCCTCCGGCGATTACAAGCCGCGACCGGACCCGACCTGTACCACATTCGAACCGGTGGCTTGCGATGTCTTCATCACCGAGGCGACCTTCGCGCTGCCGGTGTTTCGCCATCCCGATGCTGCGCATGAAATCAGCCGCCTGTTGCGCTCGGTCAGCCGCAACCCCGAGCGCGCGCATCTGATCGGAGTCTATTCGCTGGGCAAGGCGCAGCGGGTGATCCGGCTGATCCGTGACGCCGGCTATCATCAGCCGCTCTATATTCACGGCGCGCTGAAGAAACTGTGCGACTATTATGAGAGCCAGGGCACCGCGCTGGGCGATCTGCGCCCGGCCACGGTGGAAACCGGCGCCAAGGGTGATTTTGCCGGTGCCATCGTGCTCGGACCGCCCTCGGCCTTTGGCGACAAATGGGCCCGCCGCTTTCCCGATCCGCTGGTCAGCTTCGCCTCGGGCTGGATGCAGGTCCGCGCCCGCGCCCGGCAGCGCGGGGTCGAACTGCCGCTGGTGATTTCCGATCATGCCGACTGGGATGAACTGGCCGAAACCATAAATACCGTCGCGCCGGGCGAGGTCTGGGTCACCCATGGCCGCGAGGAAGCGCTGGTGCGCTGGTGCGAGATGCAGGGCATCGCCGCCAAGCCCCTGCATCTGGTCGGCTATGAAGATGAGGGGGACTGA
- a CDS encoding cisplatin damage response ATP-dependent DNA ligase, which produces MNRFADLLDMLAFTPSRNAKLSLLQDYFRTVPDPERGYALAAIARDLDIPAVKPAQLRELISARMDPELFGYSYDYVGDLAETIALAWPQRGAALAGRNDAPGLTEVVETLVKSSRREGPALVEGWLDRLDPPGRYGLLKLVTGGFRMGLSGRLIKQALAAFGNVNVNEIEELWHGLTPPYAELFAWLEGSGDKPVNASAAPFRPVMLSHAIDTKEFDKLDPADFVAEWKWDGIRVQATSERGISRLYTRTGDDISAAFPDLVDAISFEGALDGELLVARPSDGGIETGSFSDLQQRLNRKTVSARQLRDHPAFFRAYDVLQAGEEDLRAKPFFERRVRLESFVADLDLTRFDCSELLEFADWQDLAARRADPPFAVIEGVMIKRKAAPYLPGRPKGEWFKWKRDPFLIDAVLMYAQRGHGKRSGFYSDYTFGVWREPGELVPVGKAYFGFTDDELIEIDKYVRNNTIERFGPVRSVRAGVDKGLVFEIAFEGIARSSRHKSGVAMRFPRISRLRWDKPPAEADRLETLERMIDSAA; this is translated from the coding sequence GTGAACCGATTTGCCGATCTCCTCGACATGCTGGCTTTCACGCCCTCGCGCAATGCAAAGCTGTCGCTGTTGCAGGACTATTTCCGCACCGTTCCGGACCCCGAGCGTGGTTACGCGCTTGCCGCCATCGCCCGCGATCTGGACATTCCGGCGGTCAAGCCGGCGCAATTGCGCGAGCTGATATCCGCCCGCATGGACCCCGAACTGTTCGGCTATTCCTATGATTATGTCGGCGATCTGGCCGAAACCATCGCGCTCGCCTGGCCCCAGCGGGGCGCAGCGCTTGCCGGCCGCAACGACGCGCCGGGGCTGACCGAGGTGGTCGAGACCCTGGTCAAATCCTCGCGCCGCGAAGGTCCCGCCCTGGTCGAGGGCTGGCTCGACCGGCTCGACCCGCCCGGGCGTTACGGCCTGCTCAAACTGGTCACGGGCGGTTTTCGCATGGGGCTTTCCGGCCGGTTGATCAAGCAGGCGCTCGCCGCATTTGGTAATGTCAACGTCAACGAGATCGAGGAGCTCTGGCACGGGCTGACGCCGCCCTATGCGGAGCTGTTTGCCTGGCTCGAGGGCTCCGGCGACAAACCGGTCAATGCCAGCGCTGCCCCGTTCCGCCCGGTGATGCTGTCGCATGCCATCGATACAAAGGAATTCGACAAGCTAGATCCGGCGGATTTCGTGGCCGAATGGAAATGGGACGGCATCCGCGTGCAGGCCACGTCCGAGCGTGGCATCAGCCGACTTTACACCCGCACCGGCGACGACATTTCTGCAGCCTTCCCGGACCTGGTCGACGCGATTTCCTTTGAGGGCGCGCTGGATGGCGAATTGCTGGTGGCCCGGCCTTCAGACGGCGGCATCGAGACCGGCAGTTTCTCTGATCTGCAGCAGCGCCTCAACCGCAAGACCGTGAGCGCCAGGCAATTGCGCGACCATCCGGCCTTCTTTCGCGCCTATGACGTGCTTCAGGCTGGTGAAGAGGACCTGCGCGCAAAGCCGTTTTTTGAGCGGCGGGTCCGGCTGGAATCCTTCGTCGCCGACCTCGATCTGACGCGGTTCGACTGTTCCGAACTCCTCGAATTTGCCGATTGGCAGGACCTTGCCGCACGCCGTGCCGATCCGCCCTTTGCGGTGATCGAGGGCGTGATGATCAAGCGCAAGGCCGCACCCTATCTTCCCGGACGGCCCAAGGGCGAATGGTTCAAGTGGAAACGCGATCCGTTCCTGATCGATGCGGTGCTGATGTATGCCCAGCGCGGCCACGGCAAGCGTTCGGGCTTTTATTCCGATTATACTTTCGGGGTCTGGCGCGAGCCGGGGGAGCTGGTCCCTGTCGGCAAGGCCTATTTCGGTTTCACCGATGACGAGCTGATCGAGATCGACAAATATGTCCGCAACAACACCATCGAGCGGTTCGGCCCGGTGCGTTCGGTCCGCGCCGGCGTGGACAAGGGGCTCGTGTTCGAAATTGCCTTCGAGGGCATCGCCCGCTCCAGCCGCCACAAATCCGGCGTCGCCATGCGTTTCCCGCGCATCAGCCGCCTGCGCTGGGACAAGCCCCCGGCGGAAGCGGACCGGCTGGAAACACTTGAGCGGATGATCGACAGCGCTGCATGA
- a CDS encoding DUF6460 domain-containing protein, whose protein sequence is MSNGLTRFLGDTPGRTALKLLVASFVVGVIMAAFNWYPVDLLYMARDFLVNLWETGFAALGRFGSYFLLGAGVVIPIFIVMRLLSLRR, encoded by the coding sequence ATGAGCAATGGTCTGACACGCTTTCTGGGCGATACGCCTGGCCGCACCGCACTCAAATTGCTGGTCGCGTCCTTCGTCGTCGGCGTGATCATGGCCGCGTTCAACTGGTATCCGGTCGACCTTCTCTACATGGCCCGTGATTTCCTGGTCAATCTCTGGGAAACCGGCTTTGCGGCGCTGGGGCGCTTCGGCAGCTATTTCCTGCTTGGCGCCGGCGTTGTCATCCCCATCTTCATCGTGATGCGGCTGCTCAGCCTGCGCAGGTGA
- a CDS encoding GGDEF domain-containing protein, which translates to MDSSYILSTINPVVGTLFSLTFFLIWRQQPHKMHIANWALAFFIGSLGFTFEFLNYFNPVFKLTDGVNIFVPVCVLLVTRGLCLRYTGQAPTRLLILILVVADLIACWINFVHQNAFGRGLSISIGIAVLLMFGMQAILKARTRDRIDLGILAAIAAAAILVAGRPILSFFVEGAPQIGAIEQTSFWAVSIKAAGLFSLLVLAILFMLRIAADLFAELNQQSVTDSLSGLLNRRGFFAAAEPLARQATPARPVSVLLLDIDHFKDVNDGYGHRAGDQVIQAIAGLMQLSTPEHALVGRLGGEEFGIFLPNTRSAAALAFAEALRASIDLQSHADIPSTHPITVSIGLAEGTGEELDLLLHMADIGLYEAKDNGRDQVRMAGRAMAERNTRHRPAKPA; encoded by the coding sequence ATGGATTCGTCATACATCTTATCGACCATAAATCCTGTCGTCGGCACTCTGTTCTCCCTGACATTCTTCCTGATCTGGAGACAGCAGCCCCACAAGATGCATATCGCCAACTGGGCGCTGGCCTTTTTCATCGGCAGCCTCGGCTTCACCTTCGAATTCCTGAATTATTTCAACCCGGTCTTCAAGCTGACGGACGGCGTCAATATCTTCGTTCCGGTCTGCGTGCTGCTTGTCACCAGGGGGCTCTGTCTTCGCTACACCGGCCAGGCGCCGACGCGGCTGCTGATCCTGATCCTCGTCGTGGCCGACCTCATCGCCTGCTGGATCAATTTCGTGCATCAGAACGCATTCGGGCGCGGCCTTTCCATCAGTATCGGAATTGCGGTGCTGCTGATGTTCGGCATGCAGGCAATATTGAAAGCCCGGACACGGGACCGGATCGACCTGGGCATTCTTGCTGCCATCGCCGCTGCGGCAATTCTGGTGGCGGGACGCCCCATCCTTTCGTTCTTCGTGGAAGGTGCCCCGCAAATCGGCGCCATCGAGCAGACTTCGTTCTGGGCTGTTTCGATCAAGGCGGCAGGCCTCTTCAGTCTGCTGGTGCTTGCAATCCTGTTCATGCTGCGCATTGCCGCAGACCTGTTTGCCGAACTCAATCAGCAATCGGTCACCGATTCACTGAGCGGCCTGCTCAACCGGCGCGGCTTCTTTGCCGCTGCGGAGCCCCTCGCCCGGCAGGCCACCCCGGCACGTCCGGTGTCCGTCCTGCTGCTCGACATAGATCATTTCAAGGACGTCAATGACGGCTATGGTCACCGGGCCGGCGACCAGGTGATCCAGGCAATTGCCGGTCTGATGCAATTGAGCACGCCGGAACACGCGCTGGTCGGCCGGTTGGGCGGGGAAGAGTTCGGCATTTTCCTGCCCAATACACGCAGTGCGGCGGCACTGGCTTTTGCCGAGGCGCTGCGCGCATCCATCGATCTCCAGAGCCATGCCGACATTCCCTCAACCCATCCGATCACCGTCAGCATCGGGCTTGCTGAAGGGACCGGCGAGGAGCTCGACCTGCTGCTGCACATGGCCGATATCGGTCTCTACGAGGCCAAGGACAATGGCCGCGACCAGGTGAGAATGGCTGGCCGCGCCATGGCTGAGAGAAACACACGGCACAGGCCAGCCAAGCCGGCCTGA
- a CDS encoding MATE family efflux transporter, with the protein MVLAIAVPMTLAFLTTPLLGLVDTAVVGRLGDAALLGGLAIAAILFDFVFTTFNFLRSSTTGLVAQAMGRDDPTEEQAVFWRSLMIAVVAGIAVIAAIPLLLAGGLAFMGAQGAVAAAASTYLAIRALSAPAALANYAILGYVLGRGMGGTGLFLQTVINGTNVLLSIWLGLKLGYGLEGVALATVIAEMVGCAAGLLIIRRKFDRVHAPSWKRIIDRASILKLMALNNDIMIRSFALIAAFAWFTRLGTGFGETTLAANAILMNFFMIAGYYLDGFATAAEQLAGRAVGARYRPAFEKAVRLTVIWGFALAGFTTILLLLFGGWVINLMTTLESVRIEAGTYMVWAALTALSGVLAFEMDGVFIGATWSRDMRNMMLLSLALFIALSLGLTQIWGNQGLWISLNIFLAARGFTLLAILPRRMDRAFGAA; encoded by the coding sequence ATGGTGCTGGCGATCGCGGTGCCGATGACGCTGGCGTTTCTGACCACGCCGCTCTTGGGCCTTGTCGACACGGCGGTGGTCGGGCGGTTGGGCGACGCGGCGCTGCTCGGCGGGCTGGCGATTGCGGCAATCCTGTTTGATTTTGTCTTCACCACCTTCAACTTCCTGCGCTCCTCGACCACGGGTCTGGTGGCACAAGCCATGGGCCGGGATGACCCGACGGAAGAGCAGGCGGTGTTCTGGCGTTCGCTGATGATCGCGGTTGTTGCCGGAATCGCTGTCATCGCCGCCATTCCGCTGCTTCTGGCCGGCGGGCTGGCCTTCATGGGAGCGCAGGGCGCGGTGGCGGCCGCCGCCTCGACCTATCTGGCGATCCGGGCGCTGTCGGCCCCGGCGGCACTCGCCAATTATGCCATCCTTGGCTATGTGCTCGGCCGCGGCATGGGCGGCACCGGCCTTTTCCTGCAGACGGTGATCAACGGCACCAATGTGCTGCTTTCGATCTGGCTTGGTTTGAAGCTGGGTTACGGCCTTGAGGGGGTCGCGCTGGCGACGGTGATCGCCGAGATGGTGGGCTGCGCCGCGGGGCTGTTGATCATCCGTCGCAAATTTGACCGGGTGCACGCCCCCTCCTGGAAACGCATCATCGACCGGGCTTCGATCCTGAAGCTGATGGCGCTCAACAACGACATCATGATCCGTTCCTTTGCGCTGATCGCCGCCTTCGCCTGGTTTACCCGGCTGGGCACCGGGTTTGGCGAGACCACGCTGGCCGCGAACGCCATTCTGATGAATTTCTTCATGATCGCGGGCTATTATCTTGACGGCTTCGCCACCGCCGCCGAGCAACTGGCAGGCCGCGCCGTCGGCGCACGCTACCGCCCGGCCTTCGAGAAGGCTGTCCGGCTGACCGTAATCTGGGGATTTGCCCTGGCCGGGTTCACAACCATCTTGCTTCTGCTGTTTGGCGGCTGGGTCATCAATCTGATGACGACGCTCGAGTCCGTGCGCATCGAAGCCGGGACCTACATGGTCTGGGCGGCGCTGACCGCCTTGTCCGGCGTGCTCGCCTTCGAGATGGACGGCGTCTTCATCGGCGCCACTTGGTCGCGCGACATGCGCAACATGATGCTGCTGTCGCTGGCGCTGTTTATCGCGCTGTCGCTCGGTCTCACCCAGATCTGGGGCAATCAGGGGCTGTGGATTTCGCTCAACATCTTTCTGGCGGCCCGCGGCTTCACCTTGCTGGCGATCCTGCCGCGCCGCATGGACCGGGCATTCGGTGCGGCCTGA
- a CDS encoding quinone-dependent dihydroorotate dehydrogenase, whose protein sequence is MKSLIDGIARSALFTLDPETAHWLSITALKSGLVPACRSSDPRLAVTLAGLAFPNPLGMAAGYDKNAEVPSELSRLGFGFVEVGTLTPKPQSGNPKPRIFRLVKDHAVINRLGFNNQGHAEAHARISGRRREGILGINIGANKDTADRVGDYVAGISRFAGLADYFTVNVSSPNTPGLRNLQSRDALAELLSRVLAERDAKSKRVPVFLKIAPDLTEPDLDDIAAECLAHRLDGVIVSNTTLSRTGLSADPKSGEAGGLSGRPVFARSTIVLAKMRQRLGADMPLIGVGGIDSAETAAEKMRAGADLVQLYTGFIYGGPLLPGRIVRDLSRLCDRENLARISDLRDTRTADYAALAIPE, encoded by the coding sequence ATGAAGAGCCTGATTGACGGGATTGCGCGCAGCGCGCTGTTCACACTCGACCCGGAAACAGCGCACTGGCTGTCGATCACCGCACTCAAGAGCGGGCTGGTGCCGGCTTGCCGCAGCAGCGATCCGCGCCTCGCGGTCACATTGGCGGGGCTCGCCTTTCCCAATCCGCTCGGAATGGCCGCAGGCTATGACAAGAACGCGGAGGTGCCTTCCGAGCTGTCGCGCCTCGGTTTCGGCTTTGTCGAAGTCGGCACGCTGACACCGAAGCCGCAATCGGGCAATCCGAAGCCGCGGATCTTCCGGCTGGTGAAGGACCATGCAGTGATCAACCGGCTGGGCTTCAACAACCAGGGCCACGCCGAGGCCCATGCCCGGATTTCGGGCCGCCGCCGCGAAGGCATTCTCGGGATCAATATCGGCGCCAACAAGGACACCGCAGACCGGGTCGGCGATTATGTCGCCGGCATTTCGCGCTTTGCCGGGCTGGCGGATTATTTCACCGTCAATGTGTCCTCTCCCAACACGCCGGGCCTGCGCAATTTGCAGAGCCGCGACGCTCTGGCGGAACTGTTGAGCCGGGTTCTGGCCGAGCGCGACGCCAAATCAAAGCGCGTACCGGTGTTTCTGAAGATCGCGCCGGATCTGACCGAGCCCGATCTCGACGACATTGCCGCGGAATGCCTGGCACACAGGCTCGACGGTGTGATCGTGTCCAACACCACGCTGTCGCGCACCGGGCTCAGCGCCGATCCAAAGAGCGGCGAAGCCGGCGGGTTGTCGGGACGGCCGGTGTTTGCGCGCTCGACCATCGTGCTCGCCAAGATGCGGCAAAGGCTTGGCGCAGACATGCCGCTGATCGGTGTCGGCGGCATCGACAGTGCCGAGACGGCGGCGGAAAAAATGCGCGCCGGCGCGGATCTGGTGCAGCTCTATACCGGGTTCATCTATGGCGGGCCCTTGCTTCCGGGCCGGATCGTGCGCGACCTGTCGCGCCTGTGCGACCGTGAGAACCTGGCCCGGATTTCGGATCTGCGCGACACAAGAACCGCCGATTACGCCGCCCTGGCCATTCCCGAATAG
- a CDS encoding DUF952 domain-containing protein, whose product MHTTIYKITPQAPWRLAEAEGRFTGAPVDLADGFIHFSTRDQAIETAQKHFAGQDDLLLVAVDAGALGDKLVFETSRGGALFPHLYAEMPMSVVKWVKPLPLGADGAHQFPDMEA is encoded by the coding sequence ATGCACACGACAATATACAAGATCACTCCCCAAGCCCCCTGGCGCCTTGCCGAAGCCGAAGGCCGGTTCACCGGCGCGCCGGTGGATCTGGCTGACGGCTTCATCCATTTCTCCACCCGCGACCAGGCAATCGAGACTGCACAGAAGCATTTTGCCGGACAGGATGACCTGTTGCTGGTGGCGGTCGATGCCGGCGCGCTCGGCGACAAGCTGGTGTTTGAAACCTCCCGCGGCGGCGCCCTGTTCCCGCATCTTTACGCGGAGATGCCGATGTCCGTGGTCAAATGGGTCAAGCCGCTTCCACTGGGAGCAGACGGCGCGCATCAGTTTCCGGACATGGAGGCATGA
- a CDS encoding response regulator yields the protein MAQLTLIIADDHPLFRGAMRQALEGMGASIDILEAGDLESARKKAGDHPEADLILLDLTMPGVSGLSGLIAFRAEFASLPVVVVSASDDPPTMRRALELGASGFIPKSASIDEIRQGVQTVLDGGIWTPPGVDLGSEHDPEIASLIARIQTLTPQQGRVLGMLAEGLLNKQIAYELSVSEATIKAHVSAVLQKLGVDSRTQAVIQLSKIGAEVLTQND from the coding sequence ATGGCGCAATTGACACTTATCATAGCCGACGATCATCCTTTGTTTCGCGGGGCCATGCGCCAGGCGCTGGAAGGAATGGGCGCCAGTATCGATATTCTGGAGGCCGGCGATCTTGAAAGCGCTCGCAAGAAAGCCGGCGATCATCCGGAAGCCGATCTCATTCTTCTCGACCTGACCATGCCCGGCGTGTCCGGTCTGTCCGGGCTGATTGCGTTTCGCGCTGAGTTTGCCAGCCTGCCGGTGGTGGTGGTCTCGGCTTCCGACGATCCGCCGACCATGCGCCGGGCGCTAGAGCTGGGCGCATCCGGCTTCATCCCGAAATCCGCCAGCATCGATGAGATTCGCCAGGGCGTGCAGACCGTTCTTGACGGTGGCATCTGGACGCCGCCGGGGGTCGATCTGGGGTCCGAGCACGATCCGGAAATCGCCAGCCTGATTGCCCGCATCCAGACTCTGACCCCGCAACAGGGCAGGGTGCTGGGAATGCTGGCCGAGGGACTGCTCAACAAGCAGATCGCCTATGAACTCAGCGTCTCGGAGGCCACCATCAAGGCTCATGTCTCCGCCGTGCTGCAGAAACTCGGCGTCGACAGCCGCACCCAGGCCGTCATTCAGCTTTCCAAGATCGGCGCCGAAGTCCTCACCCAGAACGATTGA